Genomic segment of Cytobacillus suaedae:
ATGTCCAACTCATAAGCGTCTCTCATTTTTTCGCTTACTTCACCATTTAGTTCAATTGTAACAACATCTTCAGAATGAGGGATGACTGCTATATCTGTAGGTCCAGAAGTGATTTCAATGTTTTTAATATCGTGCCCATCGATAGAATGGTTTTCCTTAAGTTCATACAGTTCAGTTGAAAATGCCTCTGCACCTTCTGTGTAATAAATAAAGCCAGCACCTGATAATAGAACAACTAACATAAACAATAATCCGTATCCAATATTTTTCATTATTTGTTTTCTCCTTTAAAATATTTTGAATTCCAAAACTTTTTGAGATTGTCAGCAGGAGTTAAAATCCCGTTTTTTCCATAAAATAAATAGGTAAGAGTCAGTAGTACTATGCTTAAGCCAATTTCATAGAATAGCTTATCTGCTGTAGTAACCTTAGTGTTTAATAGGACTAATGCACCTTCTGAACCGTGTATGACTAAATCATTTACAAGATTATGAGCTGCATGAACAATTGTTGCAACTGTTAATGAACCGCTTTTTAGATAGATATAAGCGTAAACAATGCCACCTTTAAACCAGCTTGCAGCTTTAAATGGGTCAAAGTCACCCATAACAAAGTGTAGTGCCATAAATAAAACTGCTGAAATTAGAATCATGTTCACAATGTTAAATCTAGTAAGATTCATCATAAAGTATCCACGAGCTAAGACTTCCTCTTTCAGTGCTGCGAAGAACCAGCCAATCATTGCAATTCCAAGTAACCGATAAAAATCTATGGTTAAGACCTTTTCAAACGTAAATTGTGCCACAACAATGTTCATCTGATCTAATATGAAAATAAAGCTCAACACACAGAGTAGCGAAAGTACAGTTGCTAGTAGTGAAAACACTGCATCTTTTTTAGTAAGCCCAAAGCCTAGTTGCCAAGGATTTTTCTTATCTACAACACGAATTAAGATGAATAGTAGAACCGTGTTCAACACTCCTAGGATAAAGTACATGGAGTGGGCAAAAAGGAAATCCGTTTTTAAATTTTCAAAGAGGTTTAAGTAAATTAAGACACCGACCATTGCTATGATAAGAACATTTGTTAAAAGAATAGAACTAAAGATTCGAAATGGTTTATTTAAGACAATTTGCATTTTTATCAGCTCTCCTTTGTTTCTTTCTATACT
This window contains:
- a CDS encoding CPBP family intramembrane metalloprotease, whose amino-acid sequence is MQIVLNKPFRIFSSILLTNVLIIAMVGVLIYLNLFENLKTDFLFAHSMYFILGVLNTVLLFILIRVVDKKNPWQLGFGLTKKDAVFSLLATVLSLLCVLSFIFILDQMNIVVAQFTFEKVLTIDFYRLLGIAMIGWFFAALKEEVLARGYFMMNLTRFNIVNMILISAVLFMALHFVMGDFDPFKAASWFKGGIVYAYIYLKSGSLTVATIVHAAHNLVNDLVIHGSEGALVLLNTKVTTADKLFYEIGLSIVLLTLTYLFYGKNGILTPADNLKKFWNSKYFKGENK